Proteins encoded by one window of uncultured Sunxiuqinia sp.:
- a CDS encoding TonB-dependent receptor, with amino-acid sequence MKLTLFVVLFSFFGSVASETYSQTTRLSLDLKNEKVVSVLESIEDQSNFFFVYSEKMIDVNRIVDITVKDVPVDKILDEVFDGTNVSFMVRGRQIVLSSPDGNTLFTNQSKSISGKVSDSSGASLPGVTVVVKGTTRGTITDVDGRYSLSDVPNDGTLQFSFVGMKMQEVPVSGKSFIDVIMEEESIGLDEVIAIGYGTMKKSDLTGSVGSVKSENLVSKGSTSVMEGLQGQVAGVNIQQVSSRSGDGFNIQIRGKSSMQGGEPLYVIDGVVCDNMNFLNPMDIEKIDVLKDASSTAIYGSRATNGVLMITTKKGTEISETIKTNVSYDGYYGVRKSGYMPDFMDGDQFLRYRFSRYLSSSQDATTGSTDWNMTDANFRNFWNADSPVVKQIYADKNYTNWQDIVLRDGQQQNHFVNIAGNSRDISYRVGIGYQAEDGILYDGYERWNIKASLDSKINDQLKVGFNTNMATSLQERGSLNSVLTGFKMTPVMPAYYWEGDNVGEPILQPGKDVAIYPNGGGPTSMTNPIIDRMNSTHDVRSYYVMANTYLQYAPVKDIILKTTFSPMYTKNHNGMFYGVNTENRRGKTNYAEDNSDEVFSYTWDNQVNYLKKFGDHNFNLLGLVSVYSKKMTGNNMTVVDMPFDVNWYNLSSGTVQNQGSYYEKITMLSYVTRLNYDYKGRYLATISSRWDGSSKFKKENRWGMFPSAALAWRMSEESFLEATDWLTNLKLRVSYGVTGNNALVGPYDTQSLADTKYYYNYGSTVANGYGYSFTNPDLTWEKTNEINAGLDFGLWNNRVYGSIDVYHKISKDLLMEMDTPYELGSSTGSIWSNVGKVKNSGIEAQLTTVNVKKKEFTWTTSFTFAHNKNEILELNGGKEDLTGNWWFIGQPIDVVYGYVLDGVCTAEEAAAIARDANQKTKFYEGEMKIKDTDGSGTIDPNDKTIQGHVDPSWTGSLSSNVNYKNFDFSFSVYTSQGSKVYSPFMLAFASFTSRGQQRLNMNYYIPDGAPVLGADGEIASQNGTHYGSYPFPTGGADNAGAGSFWLNSDQGSQYFVDNSYVKVKNIVLGYTIPKKIISKIMMANCRVYLNVLNPFTFTNYKGFDPEWADASISDGAGGVSSKTYQIGVNVKF; translated from the coding sequence ATGAAACTAACATTATTTGTAGTCCTGTTTTCTTTTTTTGGATCGGTTGCTTCTGAAACTTATTCTCAGACAACCAGGCTTTCTTTGGATTTGAAAAACGAAAAAGTGGTCAGCGTTCTCGAAAGTATCGAAGATCAGAGTAATTTTTTCTTTGTCTACTCTGAAAAAATGATTGATGTAAATCGTATTGTTGATATTACAGTTAAAGATGTACCGGTCGATAAAATATTAGATGAAGTTTTTGACGGGACGAATGTGTCCTTTATGGTGAGAGGTAGGCAAATTGTGCTATCATCACCTGACGGAAATACCTTGTTTACGAACCAGTCTAAATCCATTTCCGGTAAAGTATCCGATTCTTCGGGAGCTTCACTCCCTGGGGTAACAGTTGTCGTGAAAGGCACAACAAGAGGGACAATCACGGATGTGGATGGGCGTTATTCGTTGTCTGATGTTCCAAATGATGGAACTCTTCAATTTTCTTTTGTTGGTATGAAAATGCAAGAAGTTCCGGTTTCTGGTAAATCATTTATCGATGTGATAATGGAAGAAGAATCAATTGGACTTGACGAGGTTATCGCTATTGGGTACGGAACAATGAAAAAAAGTGACTTAACCGGATCTGTCGGAAGTGTAAAATCGGAAAACCTTGTTTCAAAGGGGTCTACATCTGTTATGGAAGGATTACAGGGGCAGGTTGCAGGTGTTAATATTCAGCAAGTTTCAAGCCGTTCGGGTGATGGTTTTAACATTCAAATCCGTGGAAAAAGCTCTATGCAAGGAGGGGAACCACTATATGTAATCGATGGAGTGGTATGTGACAATATGAACTTTTTGAATCCTATGGATATTGAGAAAATTGATGTTTTAAAAGATGCTTCTTCTACTGCCATTTATGGTTCTCGAGCCACAAATGGTGTATTAATGATTACCACTAAAAAGGGAACGGAAATATCAGAAACAATAAAAACAAACGTAAGCTATGATGGCTATTACGGGGTCCGAAAATCAGGATATATGCCTGATTTTATGGATGGTGATCAATTTCTGAGATATCGTTTTTCTCGTTATTTATCTTCTTCTCAAGATGCAACGACCGGATCTACAGACTGGAATATGACAGATGCTAATTTTAGGAATTTCTGGAATGCTGACAGTCCAGTTGTAAAACAAATATATGCAGACAAAAATTATACAAATTGGCAAGACATTGTTCTTAGGGATGGGCAACAACAGAACCATTTTGTTAATATTGCTGGAAATAGTAGAGACATCAGTTACCGTGTTGGGATCGGGTATCAAGCAGAAGATGGTATTCTTTATGATGGCTATGAAAGGTGGAATATTAAAGCATCTCTTGATTCAAAAATTAATGATCAACTAAAAGTAGGCTTTAATACAAATATGGCTACATCATTGCAAGAAAGAGGAAGTTTAAATTCGGTGCTTACCGGCTTTAAAATGACCCCGGTCATGCCAGCTTATTATTGGGAAGGTGATAATGTTGGGGAACCAATTCTTCAACCTGGTAAAGATGTTGCTATTTATCCCAATGGTGGTGGCCCAACTTCTATGACCAATCCGATAATTGACCGTATGAATTCGACTCATGATGTTCGTTCTTACTATGTGATGGCAAATACTTATTTACAATATGCTCCGGTGAAGGATATCATTTTGAAGACCACTTTTTCACCTATGTACACAAAAAATCATAACGGAATGTTTTATGGTGTAAATACAGAAAATCGTCGAGGCAAGACTAATTATGCTGAAGACAATAGTGATGAAGTATTTTCCTACACCTGGGACAACCAAGTGAATTACCTCAAAAAGTTCGGTGATCATAACTTTAATCTTCTGGGACTAGTCAGCGTTTATAGTAAGAAAATGACAGGGAACAATATGACGGTGGTTGACATGCCTTTTGATGTCAACTGGTATAATTTATCTTCAGGGACTGTTCAAAACCAAGGAAGCTATTATGAAAAAATCACCATGCTTTCGTATGTTACTCGCTTGAATTATGATTATAAGGGGAGATATTTAGCTACAATATCCAGTCGTTGGGACGGTAGCTCTAAATTCAAAAAGGAAAATCGTTGGGGGATGTTCCCATCAGCTGCATTGGCATGGCGAATGTCAGAAGAAAGCTTTTTGGAAGCGACAGACTGGTTAACGAACCTCAAACTTCGAGTTAGCTATGGTGTTACTGGAAATAATGCACTCGTTGGTCCATATGATACACAGTCTTTAGCCGATACAAAATATTATTATAATTATGGATCTACGGTAGCCAATGGTTACGGATATAGTTTTACAAACCCGGATCTTACATGGGAAAAAACAAACGAAATTAATGCAGGTTTAGATTTTGGATTATGGAATAACCGGGTATACGGTTCTATTGACGTTTATCATAAGATATCAAAAGACTTATTGATGGAAATGGATACTCCCTATGAATTAGGTTCATCTACTGGTTCTATTTGGAGTAATGTTGGTAAAGTTAAGAACAGTGGTATTGAGGCACAATTAACTACGGTCAATGTCAAGAAGAAGGAGTTTACCTGGACTACTTCTTTCACCTTTGCGCATAACAAAAATGAAATTCTGGAATTAAATGGAGGGAAAGAAGATTTAACCGGTAACTGGTGGTTTATAGGGCAGCCGATCGATGTGGTTTATGGCTATGTATTAGACGGTGTATGTACAGCCGAGGAAGCTGCTGCCATTGCTAGAGATGCCAACCAAAAGACAAAATTCTATGAAGGTGAGATGAAAATTAAAGATACGGATGGATCTGGTACTATTGACCCAAATGATAAAACCATACAAGGACATGTAGATCCCTCTTGGACAGGTAGTTTGTCCTCCAATGTCAACTATAAAAACTTTGATTTTTCATTTAGTGTTTATACTTCTCAGGGAAGTAAAGTTTACAGCCCGTTTATGCTCGCATTTGCCAGTTTCACCAGTCGTGGTCAGCAACGTTTGAATATGAACTATTATATTCCTGATGGAGCACCTGTTTTAGGAGCAGATGGTGAAATTGCTTCTCAAAATGGTACTCACTACGGTTCGTATCCTTTCCCAACAGGAGGTGCAGATAATGCAGGGGCTGGTTCCTTTTGGCTTAACAGCGATCAGGGAAGTCAGTATTTTGTTGACAACTCTTATGTAAAAGTAAAAAACATCGTTCTGGGGTATACTATTCCAAAGAAAATAATCTCTAAAATTATGATGGCTAATTGTAGAGTTTATTTAAATGTCCTCAATCCATTCACTTTTACCAATTATAAGGGCTTTGATCCTGAATGGGCCGATGCTTCTATTAGTGATGGTGCTGGTGGTGTAAGTTCTAAAACTTATCAAATTGGTGTTAACGTGAAATTCTAA
- a CDS encoding RagB/SusD family nutrient uptake outer membrane protein — protein MKRIYLIVALAILAFTSCSDFLDPDIRSSESSADFYATTTGFESLTNATYSSLRNLYNIQPLLFSAGTDIYGDGKSQGVIMNHYTAFTATEGIVETYYENCFQGIQLANSVISYGETTSESNVRDQYIDEARFIRAWYYFQLAQQFGKVALNTQMFDYAEMNHARTDLETVYTFIIDEFTFLASDNSSLLDRSTSDVGRANKRAASFFLSKAYLTRAWLNGEDYESLEENIAQSSDFSNAATYAIQAIDGESPSLSIDEAFDYSNESNAEIFWSIQFDYSAVEDPSSDGSYQQAQFGSYLGGSENARNKSIDGNLGPFLRLHQLFEKGDGRYEQTFMLEFHTSYFDYYSSPTTSEIQYYYAPAWATAEDISAWQADDPYGLKTNTLISKTIADGGIAPSNGAADTYFNRRNMDFGVACIKKFDDYSETSINNRSTTCSMHDVVVARLGEAYLIAAEAYVEMGQTDNAAAMINTLRSRPNTIKSGFESAMSVSADDMTIDFILDERAREMAGEYVRWTDLKRTHKLVEYVTTYNEDGITAADMTGDDGNYKFLRPIPQTAIDRNQAVVEQNPGY, from the coding sequence ATGAAACGGATATATTTAATTGTGGCTTTAGCCATACTTGCATTTACAAGTTGCTCCGATTTTCTTGATCCTGATATTCGTTCCAGCGAATCGTCAGCTGATTTTTATGCAACCACTACAGGTTTTGAAAGCTTGACTAATGCAACCTATTCTTCATTAAGGAATTTATATAATATTCAACCGCTTTTATTCTCAGCAGGTACCGATATTTATGGCGATGGTAAATCTCAAGGAGTTATCATGAATCATTACACTGCTTTTACGGCCACAGAAGGTATTGTTGAAACTTATTATGAGAACTGTTTTCAAGGTATTCAGTTAGCGAATAGCGTGATTTCCTATGGTGAAACAACATCAGAATCTAATGTTCGTGATCAATACATTGATGAGGCTCGTTTTATTCGTGCCTGGTATTATTTCCAATTAGCTCAACAGTTTGGGAAAGTAGCACTCAATACTCAAATGTTTGATTATGCAGAGATGAACCATGCACGTACTGATTTGGAAACTGTATATACTTTTATTATCGATGAGTTCACTTTTCTTGCTTCCGATAATTCATCTTTGCTGGATCGGAGTACTTCGGATGTTGGTCGAGCCAACAAAAGGGCAGCTTCATTTTTCCTGTCGAAAGCATATCTAACCCGTGCTTGGTTAAATGGAGAGGATTACGAATCTTTGGAAGAGAATATCGCGCAGTCTTCTGATTTTTCAAATGCAGCAACTTATGCTATCCAAGCCATTGATGGAGAATCACCATCTTTGTCTATTGATGAAGCTTTCGATTATAGCAATGAGAGTAATGCTGAAATATTCTGGTCTATTCAGTTTGATTATTCAGCGGTTGAAGATCCTTCTAGTGATGGTAGTTATCAGCAAGCACAGTTTGGTAGTTATTTAGGTGGTTCTGAAAACGCACGAAATAAATCTATTGATGGTAACTTAGGGCCTTTTTTGCGGTTACATCAGCTTTTTGAAAAAGGTGATGGGAGATACGAGCAAACATTCATGCTTGAATTTCATACCTCGTATTTTGATTACTATTCGAGCCCAACAACTTCTGAAATACAATATTATTATGCTCCGGCATGGGCTACAGCTGAAGATATTTCAGCATGGCAAGCCGATGATCCTTATGGGTTGAAAACAAATACGCTAATTTCAAAAACGATTGCGGATGGTGGTATTGCTCCTTCGAATGGCGCTGCAGATACCTATTTTAACCGTAGAAATATGGACTTCGGTGTTGCTTGTATCAAGAAGTTTGATGATTATTCAGAAACTTCGATCAACAATAGAAGTACAACCTGTAGTATGCACGATGTCGTTGTCGCTCGGTTGGGTGAGGCTTATCTTATCGCTGCAGAGGCATACGTTGAAATGGGCCAAACAGACAATGCCGCCGCTATGATTAATACTTTACGTTCACGTCCAAACACGATTAAATCAGGATTTGAATCGGCAATGAGTGTTTCAGCCGATGATATGACGATTGATTTTATTCTGGATGAAAGGGCACGTGAAATGGCTGGCGAATATGTTCGTTGGACTGATTTGAAGCGTACCCACAAATTGGTTGAATATGTAACGACTTACAACGAAGATGGGATTACCGCGGCAGATATGACCGGGGATGATGGAAATTACAAATTCCTTCGTCCTATCCCTCAAACGGCTATTGACAGGAATCAGGCTGTCGTAGAACAAAATCCGGGATACTAA
- a CDS encoding T9SS type A sorting domain-containing protein — protein MKKQYLYLIISFCFYLSALGQEKPTNSSTILNQYLTQEHRDQFHKPTNRINQQNLEIKDFYKEKLDSIIEYNYDEGTGTWTKKFIKKTYVYDENFNEVLWVYSNWNTDNNNWTNLMKEESQYDDTTNSMINTQYVWSNNKWNKEIKSVFSYNNDNKLIQELNYKWKYNLKDWLLVEKWDYSYNAQGKPLTDSLYWWYANSQEWALQKKIDYEYINDKELHYIFYTNWDSNTNQWIASKKKWYLYDLQWRLINLSSYEWDDTKDSNWKLTNRKYYGYDDNDYLNEYADINIEPRDDGYVQHELMFETNEYDFSLMFNDILFPNYLNKQELKFHHKLLNTSLGQQNYDTKQEEQYRAVKYYYSPIFVTGTDSYDFISESINIYPNPAKESIHINYPSEHTQTLFELYDINGKKIISSNINKAESIDINTLRKGVYIYRIKFDQYEKVGKLIKK, from the coding sequence ATGAAGAAGCAGTATTTATACTTGATTATTAGTTTTTGTTTCTATCTTTCAGCTCTAGGGCAGGAAAAGCCAACCAATTCCAGTACCATTTTAAACCAATATTTAACCCAAGAGCATAGGGATCAGTTTCATAAGCCTACAAATAGGATTAATCAACAAAATTTAGAAATAAAAGATTTCTATAAAGAGAAGTTAGACAGTATTATTGAGTATAATTACGATGAAGGGACAGGCACCTGGACTAAGAAATTTATAAAAAAGACTTATGTTTATGATGAGAATTTTAATGAGGTATTGTGGGTTTACTCTAATTGGAATACTGATAACAACAATTGGACAAACCTCATGAAAGAAGAATCGCAATACGACGATACAACAAATAGCATGATAAATACCCAATATGTTTGGTCTAACAACAAATGGAATAAAGAAATAAAATCCGTTTTTTCTTACAACAATGATAATAAATTGATTCAAGAACTCAACTACAAGTGGAAATACAACTTAAAAGACTGGTTATTAGTAGAAAAATGGGATTATAGTTATAATGCTCAAGGAAAACCTTTAACGGATAGTCTATATTGGTGGTATGCCAATTCGCAGGAATGGGCATTACAAAAGAAGATTGATTACGAGTATATAAATGACAAGGAACTGCATTATATTTTTTATACGAATTGGGATAGTAATACGAATCAGTGGATAGCGAGTAAAAAGAAATGGTATTTATATGATTTGCAATGGCGATTAATCAATTTATCAAGTTACGAATGGGACGATACAAAGGATAGTAACTGGAAATTGACAAATAGAAAGTACTATGGTTATGACGACAATGATTATTTAAATGAATATGCTGATATAAATATTGAGCCTCGTGACGATGGTTATGTTCAACATGAGCTTATGTTTGAAACAAATGAATACGATTTTTCTTTAATGTTTAATGATATTTTATTCCCCAATTATTTAAACAAGCAGGAGTTAAAGTTTCATCATAAGCTTTTAAATACAAGTCTAGGCCAACAAAATTACGACACAAAACAAGAAGAACAATACAGAGCAGTTAAATATTATTATTCCCCAATATTTGTAACAGGAACCGATAGCTATGATTTTATATCGGAAAGCATAAACATTTATCCGAATCCAGCTAAGGAAAGCATACACATAAATTACCCAAGTGAACATACCCAGACATTATTTGAATTATATGATATTAACGGGAAAAAAATAATTTCGTCAAACATAAATAAAGCTGAAAGTATTGATATAAATACATTAAGAAAAGGGGTTTATATTTATCGCATTAAGTTTGATCAATATGAAAAGGTGGGGAAGCTAATCAAAAAATGA
- a CDS encoding SDR family oxidoreductase has product MSKTILITGASSGIGKATVKKFQAEGWNVIATMRSPEKENELTSLENVLVTKLDVQDLTSIASAIEEGIDKFRKIDVVLNNAGYGILGTFESVARENISRQFDVNVFGLFDVTRAVLPHFRKNKDGMFINISSVGGKITFPMMQLYHSTKFAVEGFSESLQYELEPIGVKVKIVEPGSIKTDFSGRSMDFQHNEELTEYNEFTSGVLNTFDKLMSSENRNSPDLVADVIFNAATDGTNTLRYIAGQDAEQLIDARKAMSDAEFIGMMKTNLNLK; this is encoded by the coding sequence ATGAGCAAAACAATTTTAATCACGGGAGCATCATCAGGAATAGGAAAAGCAACAGTTAAAAAGTTTCAGGCAGAAGGCTGGAATGTTATTGCTACTATGCGTAGTCCTGAAAAAGAAAATGAATTGACATCTCTGGAAAATGTTTTAGTTACCAAACTAGATGTTCAAGATTTAACAAGTATCGCAAGTGCAATTGAAGAAGGAATTGATAAGTTTAGAAAAATTGATGTCGTTCTGAATAATGCTGGATACGGTATATTGGGTACTTTTGAATCTGTAGCTAGAGAAAATATTTCGAGACAGTTTGATGTAAATGTCTTTGGCCTCTTTGATGTAACAAGGGCTGTATTGCCGCATTTTAGAAAAAATAAAGACGGAATGTTCATCAATATATCGTCGGTTGGTGGTAAAATAACCTTCCCAATGATGCAGCTTTATCATTCTACAAAATTTGCTGTTGAAGGTTTTTCTGAATCTTTACAATACGAATTAGAACCCATCGGCGTAAAAGTAAAAATAGTAGAACCAGGTAGCATAAAAACAGATTTTTCAGGTCGTTCGATGGATTTTCAGCACAATGAAGAATTAACGGAATATAACGAGTTTACATCAGGGGTTTTGAATACTTTTGACAAACTAATGAGTTCTGAAAACAGGAATAGTCCAGATCTGGTAGCGGATGTAATTTTCAATGCCGCAACCGATGGAACCAATACGCTTAGATATATAGCCGGTCAGGATGCTGAACAATTAATAGACGCTAGAAAAGCGATGAGTGATGCCGAATTCATTGGTATGATGAAAACTAACCTAAACTTGAAATAA
- a CDS encoding helix-turn-helix domain-containing protein yields the protein MEFKKAEKAEVSHGWTLTFHPDLIRKSELGKKIEHYSFFSYASNEALHLSDEERKTVAEIAEKIEKEISNNIDTHSQTLIISNIELLLNYCVRFYDRQFYTRTNLNQDIASQFEQLLKDYYNQEKQLDFGIPTVQYCGEALNMSPKYLSDLLRKETGQSTQDHIHQYVIEKAKNRLLNSNESASEIAYALGFEYPQYFSKIFKKKTAMSPNEFRRNLN from the coding sequence ATGGAATTTAAAAAAGCCGAAAAAGCCGAAGTTAGCCATGGTTGGACCTTAACTTTTCATCCAGATTTGATTCGAAAATCAGAGTTAGGAAAGAAAATTGAACATTATTCATTCTTTTCATACGCTTCAAACGAAGCCCTACACTTATCAGACGAAGAACGAAAAACAGTCGCAGAAATTGCTGAGAAAATCGAGAAAGAAATTAGTAACAATATTGACACACATAGTCAAACCTTAATAATTTCAAATATAGAGTTGTTGTTGAATTATTGTGTTCGCTTTTATGACAGACAATTTTATACTAGAACAAATTTAAATCAAGATATTGCGAGTCAGTTCGAACAATTGTTAAAAGACTATTACAACCAAGAAAAGCAATTAGATTTTGGAATTCCGACAGTTCAATATTGCGGAGAAGCACTGAATATGTCGCCTAAATATTTAAGCGATTTGCTGCGAAAAGAAACAGGACAAAGCACTCAAGACCATATTCATCAATATGTTATAGAAAAAGCAAAGAACAGGCTACTGAATTCTAACGAAAGTGCGAGCGAAATCGCATATGCTTTAGGATTTGAATATCCTCAATATTTTAGTAAAATCTTCAAGAAGAAAACAGCAATGAGCCCAAACGAATTTAGGAGAAACCTGAATTAA
- a CDS encoding RDD family protein, which translates to MEMQNYPGVSTRVKAVVTDSIILVIFIVGATYLFESFDNVPDFARIVAFIFIFLLYDPLLTSTLGGTIGHIIFGIRVKRETNQDKNILFPLAIIRYLVKVLLGWISLLTISGNKKGKAIHDIIVKSVVIYKD; encoded by the coding sequence ATGGAAATGCAAAATTACCCAGGAGTTTCAACAAGAGTTAAGGCTGTTGTAACAGATTCAATCATACTTGTGATTTTCATTGTTGGAGCAACATACTTGTTTGAAAGTTTTGATAATGTACCTGACTTTGCACGAATAGTTGCATTCATATTTATTTTCCTTCTCTATGACCCACTTTTGACAAGTACACTTGGCGGAACGATTGGTCATATAATTTTTGGGATTAGAGTAAAACGAGAAACAAACCAAGATAAAAATATTCTTTTCCCGCTTGCTATAATTAGATATCTAGTGAAAGTTTTATTGGGATGGATTTCATTATTGACTATATCCGGGAACAAAAAGGGAAAAGCAATCCATGACATAATAGTTAAATCAGTGGTTATTTATAAAGACTAA
- a CDS encoding TonB-dependent receptor: MKLKFLTFFFVVLNGSLFAQKLTGIVSDKYQKSIQGVSILNKTTSQHTHSDEHGQFVFENISIGDSLQFFHISYKSKLMVVRDLKHTLNVVLYTNAINLNEVAISPKINALHLLTDIDIQTNPVNSSQEVLRKVPGLFIGQHAGGGKSEQMFLRGFDIDHGTDIHVTVDGLPINMVSHAHGQGYADLHFVIPETIEKIDFGKGPYYENKGNFNTAGYVNFMTKRRLENSSIKLETGQFDTYRLLGMFNLLENNNQNAYVATEFLATDGPFESPQNFNRINLFGKYTGIISNTDRVGVTASHFASKWDASGQIPQRAVDRGKISRFGAIDDTEGGNTSRTNLLINYDKDIDEKSSLRSSVYLSQYNFELYSNFTFFLEDPINGDQIRQKENRTIYGFTSEYKKIFSSNKLNGSWRTGISLRNDNSIDNELSHTLNRSETLEQIQLGNINETNLGAYFGTTINIAKWTFNPSVRLDYFDFQYNDALLSGYKTQAESQSIISPKFNILYTQSQELQLYLKAGKGFHSNDTRVVVVEQGNKTLPSAYGFDVGFIWKPTPKMLLNMAYWYLYLEQEFVYVGDAGIVEPSGKTRRQGIDLSYRYQPLPWLFWNLDANYTYARSSAEPKGQDYIPLATEFTLVSGINVTHKSGLYGGLNIRYLGDRPANEDNSIIAKGYTVADLNMGYKWKKISLGIQIQNLLDTDWNETQFATESRLQNEIIPVEEIHFTPGTPFFIKTMIAYDF; encoded by the coding sequence ATGAAATTAAAATTTTTGACATTCTTTTTCGTAGTATTAAATGGTTCGTTATTTGCGCAGAAACTCACGGGAATAGTGTCTGACAAATACCAAAAATCAATTCAGGGAGTCAGTATTTTAAATAAAACTACTAGTCAACATACTCATTCAGACGAACATGGTCAATTTGTTTTTGAGAACATATCTATTGGAGATTCTTTGCAGTTCTTTCATATAAGTTATAAAAGTAAACTGATGGTGGTAAGGGATTTAAAACATACCTTAAATGTTGTTTTATATACTAATGCAATAAATCTAAATGAAGTAGCGATTTCACCAAAGATTAATGCACTTCATTTATTGACAGATATTGATATACAGACAAATCCTGTAAATTCGTCGCAAGAAGTATTGAGAAAAGTACCCGGTTTATTTATTGGGCAACATGCAGGTGGTGGCAAATCGGAACAAATGTTTTTACGTGGTTTTGATATAGACCATGGTACAGACATTCATGTCACGGTCGATGGACTTCCTATAAATATGGTGTCGCATGCGCATGGGCAGGGATATGCTGATTTACATTTTGTAATACCAGAAACCATTGAAAAAATTGATTTTGGGAAAGGTCCTTACTATGAAAACAAAGGAAACTTTAACACAGCAGGATATGTCAATTTTATGACGAAAAGAAGACTGGAAAATAGTTCAATAAAATTGGAAACTGGTCAGTTTGATACCTACCGTTTATTAGGGATGTTTAATTTACTTGAAAACAACAATCAAAATGCCTATGTGGCGACCGAATTCTTGGCGACTGACGGCCCGTTTGAAAGCCCTCAAAATTTCAACAGAATAAATCTCTTTGGAAAATATACTGGAATTATTTCCAATACCGACAGAGTCGGAGTTACCGCATCGCATTTTGCTAGCAAATGGGATGCTTCAGGACAAATCCCACAACGTGCAGTAGATCGCGGCAAAATATCCCGATTTGGAGCTATTGATGACACTGAAGGGGGGAACACTTCCAGAACGAATCTATTAATTAACTATGATAAGGATATCGACGAAAAATCATCTCTAAGAAGTTCTGTTTACTTAAGTCAATACAATTTTGAACTTTATTCCAACTTTACGTTTTTTTTAGAGGATCCTATCAATGGAGACCAAATAAGGCAAAAGGAAAATCGAACCATTTACGGGTTTACTAGCGAATACAAAAAGATATTTTCTTCCAATAAATTAAATGGAAGTTGGCGTACAGGCATTAGTCTCCGTAACGACAATAGTATTGATAATGAACTATCGCATACCCTTAACCGCTCCGAAACCCTTGAGCAAATTCAATTAGGTAATATTAATGAAACCAATTTGGGAGCTTATTTTGGAACAACTATAAACATTGCCAAATGGACATTTAACCCTTCGGTTCGATTAGATTATTTCGATTTTCAGTACAACGACGCATTGCTTTCAGGATACAAAACACAAGCAGAGTCTCAGTCCATTATTAGTCCGAAATTCAATATTCTATATACGCAATCACAGGAACTTCAGCTGTATCTAAAGGCGGGGAAAGGATTTCATTCGAACGATACCCGAGTCGTTGTGGTTGAACAAGGCAATAAAACACTGCCATCAGCATATGGTTTCGATGTTGGGTTTATTTGGAAACCTACACCGAAAATGTTGCTCAATATGGCTTATTGGTATTTATATCTTGAACAAGAATTTGTGTATGTTGGTGATGCAGGTATAGTTGAGCCTAGTGGAAAAACAAGACGTCAAGGCATTGATTTGAGCTATCGCTATCAACCTTTGCCTTGGTTGTTTTGGAACTTGGATGCCAATTATACCTATGCTCGATCTTCTGCAGAACCTAAGGGACAGGATTACATTCCTTTAGCAACTGAATTTACGCTTGTTAGCGGGATCAATGTTACCCACAAGTCTGGTTTGTATGGCGGCTTAAATATTCGCTATTTAGGTGACCGTCCTGCAAATGAAGACAACTCTATTATAGCAAAAGGATATACCGTTGCAGATTTGAATATGGGATACAAATGGAAAAAAATAAGCCTTGGTATTCAAATTCAGAACCTATTAGATACAGATTGGAATGAAACCCAATTTGCGACAGAATCTAGATTGCAAAACGAAATTATACCTGTGGAAGAAATACATTTTACTCCAGGGACACCTTTTTTTATTAAGACAATGATTGCGTATGATTTTTAA